A genome region from Balneola sp. includes the following:
- a CDS encoding GIY-YIG nuclease produces MKTGYVYILSNSKRTVLYTGVTSDLINRVYQHKQGEGSQFTSQFRVYYLVYYEEHQNMYQAITREKQIKKWKRDWKLNLIRKSNPELKDLWDDILPPGRFHF; encoded by the coding sequence ATGAAAACAGGATACGTTTACATATTGTCAAACAGCAAGAGAACCGTGCTGTACACCGGTGTGACCAGCGATTTAATCAATCGGGTCTATCAACATAAACAGGGTGAAGGTTCTCAGTTTACTTCACAATTCCGTGTTTACTATCTCGTGTACTATGAGGAGCATCAAAATATGTATCAGGCCATAACGAGGGAAAAACAAATTAAGAAGTGGAAAAGAGACTGGAAGTTAAACTTGATAAGAAAAAGTAATCCGGAGCTGAAAGATCTTTGGGATGATATTTTGCCTCCGGGTAGGTTTCATTTTTAA
- a CDS encoding penicillin acylase family protein: MNTFFKLLLFLVILFVGFAGLAFYWTFYKPLPDYEATITLNGISEDVDINWDTYGVPHIYASNEQDLYYALGYVHAQDRLWQMTLTQIAAEGRFAEFFGDDPELINLDKYQRTLGFWKIAQQLIDTLGQEERTVLAAYSNGVNAYIANNANRLPVQFSLAEIEPIKWTPARSLAVSRLMGWELNMGWWSEITYGYLKEVLPPSQFDDLQLRFPDTAPTSLDDAESLGYSSALMPMLQQEIKKRELMEMEGTHVGSNAWVVDGSKTESGYPLLAGDPHLGLDMPGKWYEVHLSLNGKNVSGATLAGVPAVIIGQNDHMAWSFTSIMSDDTDFFLEQADPLDRGRYVADSLSDSTASYEQFTTIREIIKVKDADDQSFEIRYTKHGPVISDIYPVPELTEDKLISMQWTGFEQTNEMRTLYNINWAENFQDFKDALPTFGVPGLNFMYGDVEGNIAMYSVAKLPIRTGDPITLRRGWDPSQDWQGFIPHTEMPRLINPDDGWIANANNKITTDNYPYYIATFLEPPSRIERIEEILTANPTLGTEEFQELQNDSYSAFAAKMTPKILSIIRNQDAYNFELPISYLENWNYEYDLKSTAASIFDVFFLKFSENTLQDDFGDVAYSNFIHHENIPVRTLTSLIDSESTLFDNVITDSVETKEDMVVKSMQDAILFLSDSLGSEPFEWRWEQLHTISFEPPLFSRAANAPDAPNALKMIVENILSKGPYKVPSHGMSVNNGQYRWNNAFEMVLGPSIRRISDLSDMSRSKSILPTGQSGNPLSDYYGDQTEMWLNGQYRWLYQDSTLFEDAEIRTTKLVPGE, encoded by the coding sequence ATGAATACCTTTTTTAAGCTGCTTCTCTTTCTAGTGATTTTGTTCGTTGGCTTCGCTGGCCTGGCCTTTTATTGGACCTTCTACAAACCTCTGCCAGATTATGAGGCTACCATCACTTTAAACGGAATTTCGGAAGATGTCGATATTAACTGGGATACATACGGAGTTCCCCATATTTATGCCTCTAATGAGCAGGATTTATATTACGCATTGGGTTATGTGCATGCACAAGATCGCCTGTGGCAAATGACTCTTACCCAAATTGCAGCTGAAGGTCGTTTTGCTGAATTTTTTGGGGATGATCCTGAACTTATCAATCTGGATAAATACCAACGCACGCTTGGCTTCTGGAAAATTGCTCAGCAGCTTATTGATACTCTTGGTCAGGAGGAACGGACGGTTTTAGCAGCTTACTCAAACGGAGTGAATGCCTATATTGCCAACAATGCCAATCGGTTACCGGTGCAATTTTCTTTAGCTGAAATCGAGCCCATCAAATGGACGCCCGCCCGTTCACTTGCCGTAAGCCGACTGATGGGATGGGAACTGAACATGGGTTGGTGGAGTGAAATCACCTACGGCTATCTCAAAGAAGTTTTGCCTCCCTCCCAATTTGATGATCTCCAGCTCCGATTTCCCGACACCGCTCCAACCTCACTTGATGATGCTGAATCCTTGGGATATTCCTCTGCGTTGATGCCCATGCTACAACAAGAAATTAAGAAGCGTGAGCTAATGGAAATGGAAGGAACCCATGTAGGAAGTAACGCCTGGGTTGTAGATGGTTCAAAAACAGAATCAGGATATCCCCTTTTAGCAGGAGATCCTCACCTCGGGCTTGATATGCCCGGCAAGTGGTACGAAGTGCATTTAAGCCTTAATGGGAAGAATGTATCCGGAGCTACATTGGCAGGTGTTCCTGCCGTCATTATTGGCCAAAATGATCACATGGCGTGGTCTTTCACAAGCATTATGAGCGACGATACTGACTTCTTTTTAGAGCAAGCAGATCCTTTGGATCGGGGCCGATATGTGGCCGACTCATTGAGTGATTCAACAGCTTCTTATGAGCAATTCACTACTATCAGGGAAATCATTAAAGTGAAAGATGCTGATGATCAATCCTTCGAAATTCGTTATACCAAACACGGCCCGGTTATTTCTGACATCTATCCTGTTCCAGAGCTTACAGAAGATAAACTCATATCCATGCAGTGGACTGGATTTGAGCAGACCAACGAGATGAGAACATTGTATAACATCAACTGGGCTGAGAATTTTCAGGATTTCAAGGATGCTCTCCCTACTTTCGGTGTGCCAGGTCTGAATTTTATGTATGGTGATGTGGAAGGAAACATCGCAATGTATTCAGTGGCTAAGCTTCCTATCCGAACCGGAGACCCCATCACCCTAAGAAGAGGCTGGGATCCGTCACAAGACTGGCAGGGTTTCATTCCCCACACAGAAATGCCTCGCCTGATTAACCCTGATGATGGATGGATCGCAAACGCGAATAATAAAATCACCACTGATAATTATCCGTATTACATCGCGACATTCTTGGAGCCGCCATCAAGGATCGAACGAATTGAAGAAATACTAACGGCTAACCCTACCCTTGGCACTGAAGAATTTCAGGAGCTGCAGAACGATTCTTATTCAGCTTTTGCGGCAAAAATGACCCCAAAAATTCTAAGCATTATCAGAAATCAGGATGCCTATAATTTTGAGCTTCCCATATCATATCTGGAAAACTGGAACTATGAGTATGACCTTAAGTCAACGGCCGCTTCTATTTTTGATGTATTCTTCCTAAAGTTCTCTGAGAATACCCTCCAAGATGACTTTGGTGATGTGGCGTATTCAAATTTCATTCACCACGAGAATATTCCAGTTCGGACATTGACTTCCCTCATCGATTCCGAAAGCACTTTATTCGATAATGTGATAACCGACTCTGTTGAGACTAAAGAAGATATGGTGGTTAAAAGCATGCAAGATGCTATTCTCTTTTTGAGTGATTCGCTTGGAAGTGAGCCTTTTGAATGGAGATGGGAGCAGTTACATACCATCTCTTTCGAGCCTCCACTTTTCTCCCGGGCTGCAAACGCCCCTGATGCACCCAATGCTCTGAAAATGATTGTCGAAAATATTCTAAGCAAAGGCCCTTATAAAGTCCCCAGCCACGGAATGAGTGTAAACAATGGACAGTACCGCTGGAATAATGCGTTTGAAATGGTGCTTGGGCCATCCATTCGTCGTATTTCAGATTTATCTGATATGAGCAGAAGTAAAAGTATTCTCCCAACGGGGCAGTCTGGCAATCCTCTTTCAGATTACTACGGCGACCAAACAGAGATGTGGCTTAACGGTCAATACCGATGGCTCTATCAGGACTCTACTTTATTTGAAGATGCTGAAATTCGCACTACGAAATTGGTGCCCGGGGAGTGA
- a CDS encoding tRNA pseudouridine(38-40) synthase TruA: protein MIRYKLTIEFDGTNFSGWQIQPTDRTVEEELEKAMSTVLQSEIDLIGQGRTDAGVHATGQVAHVDLPEEVDVGELLHKTNKLVGKEVQITKAEAISDDFHARFDATGRQYEYTIVTRWMPLKERYSWQLNQPLEYDKLERCAELLSGEFDFAGFSKFNKDNYTTLCDIQLSRFKKEGEVIKYQVRANRFLRNMVRRLAGTMVRVAQGKITIEEFKEVLQNPDSKIPTFTAPAQGLVLQKVFYKN from the coding sequence ATGATCCGATATAAACTTACCATTGAATTTGACGGTACCAATTTCTCCGGATGGCAAATTCAACCCACCGACAGAACTGTTGAAGAAGAACTTGAGAAGGCAATGTCCACGGTTCTTCAGTCTGAAATTGATTTAATAGGACAGGGTAGAACGGATGCCGGAGTACACGCTACCGGACAGGTTGCTCATGTCGATTTACCTGAAGAAGTCGATGTTGGGGAATTGCTCCATAAAACCAATAAGCTGGTTGGAAAGGAAGTACAGATAACAAAAGCAGAAGCCATATCTGATGACTTTCATGCCCGATTTGATGCTACCGGTCGTCAATATGAATATACCATCGTTACGAGGTGGATGCCGCTAAAAGAGCGCTACTCATGGCAGCTGAATCAACCCCTTGAGTATGATAAACTCGAAAGGTGTGCTGAATTGCTAAGTGGTGAATTTGATTTTGCAGGCTTTTCGAAATTCAACAAAGACAACTATACTACTCTTTGTGATATCCAGCTTTCCAGATTTAAAAAAGAAGGCGAGGTTATAAAATATCAGGTTCGGGCAAATCGCTTTTTACGAAATATGGTCCGTCGTTTAGCAGGCACTATGGTGCGCGTAGCACAAGGAAAGATTACAATAGAAGAATTTAAGGAGGTGCTGCAAAACCCTGATTCAAAAATTCCTACCTTTACAGCTCCTGCTCAGGGATTAGTGCTTCAGAAAGTTTTCTATAAAAATTGA
- a CDS encoding SAM-dependent methyltransferase — MALSWNEIKDRALKFSKEWEDAKSEQSDKQTFWNDFFDVFGISRRRVATFEQQVEKLDKNKGFIDLFWPGQLVAEHKSLGKSLDKAFKQAVDYTFGLSEHEVPRYIITSDFQHFKFYDLEEGDEQEFELKDFHKYIKLFGFIAGYQKREFKEQDPVNIEAAELMGKLHDELQESGYTGHNLEMYLVRLLFCLFADDTGIFERDIFKEYIELKTKEDGSDLGSALAQFFQVLNEPKESRLKTLDEQLRAFPYVNGKLFEEAIPIAAFNSEMRNIILECSGLNWGKISPAIFGSLFQSVMDPEQRRNLGAHYTSEKNIQKLINPLFLDELKEEFEKVKGNSKKLKEFHKKLAELTFLDPACGCGNFLVITYRELRLLELEVLKALYKNQQVTAIEAIVNVDVDQFYGIEYDEWPARIAEVALWLMDHQMNLAVSEAFGLYYARLPLKKSATIVYGNALRIKWEDVIPQEKLNFILGNPPFSGHHYQSEEQKEDMDLVFRGKKGIKVLDYVSCWYMKTAHYLEGKKNKKIVAAFVSTNSIVQGEQVALLWSDLIKKYNIKIHFAHQTFKWRNAAKGVAGVHVVIVGFSNYDVSTKTLYEYNEIDGDPLSRKVKNINPYLIEGPDLIISNMSNPICDVPRMIWGNKPTDGGHLLFSDKKERDEFLQVEPAAEPWVRPYISGRDFLNNHYRYCLWLKDISPSELRKLPHVLKRVKAVKQSRLSSKAAITRKKAQTPTLFVQIAQPDTKYVAIPEVSSENRIYIPMAYMPSKVIASNKIQMVPNASSYVFGVLTSLMHMVWTKSVCGRLESRISYSNTIVYNNFPWPREPSTKNKKLVEKRAQKVIDIRAEFKDSSLADLYDPLTMPPKLVKAHQKLDKAVDLCYRPQPFTTETNRIEFLFELYKEYTEPLLNGKK; from the coding sequence ATGGCATTAAGCTGGAATGAAATAAAGGATCGGGCACTGAAATTTTCCAAAGAATGGGAAGATGCTAAGAGTGAGCAATCGGATAAGCAAACCTTTTGGAATGACTTCTTTGATGTGTTTGGCATCAGCCGCAGGAGAGTAGCTACTTTCGAACAACAGGTGGAAAAGCTTGATAAAAATAAAGGTTTTATTGATTTATTCTGGCCCGGACAATTAGTGGCGGAACATAAATCTTTGGGGAAAAGTCTGGATAAAGCTTTTAAACAGGCCGTTGACTATACTTTTGGCTTAAGCGAACATGAAGTCCCCCGCTACATTATCACCTCTGATTTCCAGCATTTTAAGTTTTATGATTTAGAAGAAGGCGATGAACAGGAATTTGAGCTCAAGGATTTCCATAAATACATCAAGCTGTTCGGGTTTATAGCAGGTTATCAAAAACGGGAGTTTAAAGAGCAGGACCCTGTAAACATTGAAGCTGCTGAACTCATGGGTAAGCTTCATGATGAGTTGCAAGAAAGTGGATACACCGGACATAATCTTGAAATGTATTTGGTACGACTTCTTTTCTGTTTGTTTGCAGATGACACAGGAATTTTTGAACGTGACATATTTAAAGAATATATAGAGCTTAAAACCAAAGAGGATGGCTCTGACCTTGGCAGTGCTCTCGCCCAGTTTTTCCAGGTACTGAATGAGCCGAAAGAAAGCCGGCTAAAAACTCTGGATGAACAGTTGAGGGCTTTTCCTTACGTAAATGGCAAATTGTTTGAAGAGGCCATTCCGATTGCTGCTTTTAATTCTGAAATGAGAAACATTATTCTGGAATGTAGTGGTCTTAACTGGGGAAAAATATCTCCGGCCATTTTTGGCTCATTGTTTCAGTCGGTTATGGACCCGGAACAGAGGAGAAACCTTGGAGCGCATTACACTTCTGAGAAAAATATCCAAAAGCTTATCAATCCCCTTTTCCTCGATGAACTGAAAGAAGAATTTGAGAAGGTAAAAGGAAACTCCAAAAAGCTTAAGGAGTTTCATAAGAAACTAGCCGAGCTTACATTTTTAGATCCCGCTTGTGGATGTGGAAATTTTTTAGTGATTACTTACAGGGAGCTGCGCCTGCTGGAACTGGAAGTATTAAAGGCATTATATAAGAACCAACAGGTTACAGCGATTGAGGCTATTGTAAATGTAGATGTGGACCAGTTTTATGGAATTGAATATGATGAATGGCCAGCCCGAATTGCCGAAGTAGCTTTATGGCTTATGGACCATCAAATGAACTTGGCTGTTTCTGAAGCTTTTGGTTTATACTATGCCCGACTTCCATTAAAAAAATCTGCTACTATTGTATATGGAAATGCGTTGCGAATAAAGTGGGAAGATGTGATACCACAAGAGAAACTAAATTTTATTTTAGGTAATCCTCCATTTAGTGGTCACCATTACCAAAGTGAAGAACAAAAGGAGGATATGGATTTAGTTTTTAGAGGTAAGAAGGGTATAAAAGTTTTAGATTATGTCTCCTGTTGGTACATGAAAACAGCACATTATTTAGAAGGTAAAAAGAATAAAAAAATTGTTGCAGCCTTTGTCTCTACAAATTCGATTGTACAAGGAGAACAAGTGGCATTGTTATGGTCTGATCTTATTAAAAAGTATAATATAAAAATTCATTTTGCCCATCAGACTTTTAAATGGAGAAATGCAGCTAAAGGTGTAGCTGGAGTTCATGTGGTAATTGTTGGTTTTTCCAATTATGATGTCTCAACTAAAACTTTGTATGAATACAATGAGATTGATGGTGATCCTCTTTCCCGGAAAGTGAAAAACATAAACCCTTATTTGATTGAAGGGCCGGACCTAATAATCTCTAATATGAGCAACCCAATTTGTGATGTACCAAGAATGATTTGGGGAAATAAACCAACGGATGGAGGTCATTTACTATTTTCCGATAAAAAAGAAAGAGATGAATTTTTACAGGTTGAACCCGCAGCTGAGCCATGGGTTCGCCCTTATATAAGTGGCCGTGACTTTCTTAATAATCATTATCGATATTGTCTGTGGTTGAAAGATATTAGTCCGTCTGAATTGAGAAAACTCCCACACGTATTAAAAAGAGTTAAAGCTGTAAAACAAAGTCGGTTAAGTAGTAAAGCAGCCATTACAAGGAAAAAAGCGCAAACCCCAACACTTTTTGTCCAAATAGCTCAACCCGATACCAAGTATGTTGCAATTCCTGAAGTTTCTTCAGAGAATAGAATTTATATACCTATGGCTTATATGCCCTCTAAGGTTATTGCAAGTAATAAAATTCAAATGGTTCCAAATGCAAGTTCATATGTGTTTGGAGTATTGACTTCTTTAATGCACATGGTATGGACAAAATCAGTTTGTGGGCGATTAGAATCACGAATTAGTTATTCAAACACTATTGTCTACAATAATTTCCCCTGGCCTAGAGAACCCAGTACAAAAAATAAGAAGTTGGTAGAGAAGCGGGCACAAAAGGTAATAGACATTAGGGCGGAATTTAAAGACAGTAGTTTGGCAGATTTATACGACCCGTTAACTATGCCACCAAAATTGGTAAAAGCCCACCAAAAACTAGATAAAGCGGTAGATCTTTGCTACCGCCCACAACCCTTCACCACTGAAACCAATCGGATTGAGTTTCTCTTTGAACTGTATAAGGAATATACGGAGCCTTTATTGAATGGGAAGAAATAG
- a CDS encoding SIR2 family protein, whose translation MEQDKFIQFYIKNAKQIGWFLGAGASRSANMPSATDIIWDLKRQYYCLKEKRDITDNDLSNKSVKETIQNYFNSTGAPELWSENEYSYYFNLVLGNDKEMHQSYLQEKLHESNISLTSGSKILASLMGQNLARIVYTTNFDHVLENAFSFINERSLHAFNLEGSHAVLNALVNEEYPIYAKMHGDFKYTSLKNLPDQLIENDQEIEKSFISACTRFGMVVCGYSGRDQNVMNAFNKVLEETNPFPKGIYWTKPINGNLFSGVETFLEKAKKKGVNAQIVEIETFDSLLSRIWKIVENKPSEHHRKIRKSISSKPNISKFDNGNSYPLIRTNLFPIKSLPNQSDLITTNIKISVSDFSRRLREKSSGAILTHINENEFLAWGSKEDYFKIIPEKEIASIKKEKLDNYLNDLSKNSLIKSFITRALIYSLLNNKPLVLKRRFGDYYAVISKKSDGFEGIESILRNSLKSYNFEQRKHIPPKHIVKRIARGIFYMESIELSLEYFDEMCWLAIRPDVWIEPSSKRKDVTDFIRNMKKNRYNSVQNSLIDAWKKVLLGNNDTVILKSFNDEEEISCNPEFEIVTTTAYSKRIKNA comes from the coding sequence ATGGAACAAGATAAATTCATTCAATTTTATATTAAAAATGCAAAACAAATTGGGTGGTTTCTTGGTGCTGGTGCATCTAGATCAGCTAATATGCCATCGGCTACCGATATAATTTGGGATTTGAAAAGGCAATATTATTGCCTCAAAGAAAAAAGAGATATCACAGATAATGATTTAAGTAATAAAAGTGTGAAGGAGACTATACAAAATTACTTTAATTCTACAGGCGCTCCAGAATTATGGTCTGAGAATGAATACAGCTATTATTTTAATTTGGTTCTTGGAAATGATAAGGAAATGCATCAAAGTTATCTGCAAGAAAAGTTGCATGAATCCAATATTTCACTCACTTCTGGCTCTAAAATACTTGCATCTCTTATGGGACAGAATCTTGCAAGAATAGTTTATACAACTAATTTTGACCATGTTTTAGAAAATGCATTTTCATTCATAAATGAAAGAAGTCTACACGCTTTTAATTTAGAAGGTTCACATGCAGTTTTGAATGCATTAGTTAATGAAGAATATCCAATTTATGCCAAAATGCATGGCGACTTTAAATATACAAGTTTAAAAAACCTGCCTGACCAGTTAATAGAGAATGATCAAGAAATTGAGAAAAGCTTTATATCTGCATGTACTAGATTTGGCATGGTAGTATGTGGATATAGTGGACGAGATCAAAACGTGATGAACGCTTTTAATAAAGTTTTAGAAGAAACCAATCCTTTTCCAAAAGGAATTTATTGGACAAAACCAATTAATGGAAATTTGTTTTCAGGTGTTGAAACATTTTTAGAAAAAGCAAAAAAGAAAGGTGTCAATGCTCAAATAGTTGAAATTGAAACATTTGATTCGCTGTTGAGTCGAATTTGGAAGATTGTTGAAAATAAACCAAGTGAACATCACAGAAAAATACGTAAATCAATTTCTTCTAAACCAAATATTTCCAAATTTGATAATGGAAACTCCTATCCATTGATTAGAACAAATTTATTTCCTATCAAATCACTTCCCAATCAAAGCGATTTGATTACTACGAATATAAAAATTTCAGTATCTGATTTTAGTCGCCGTTTAAGAGAAAAAAGCTCAGGAGCAATACTTACACATATAAACGAAAATGAGTTCTTAGCTTGGGGATCTAAGGAGGATTATTTTAAAATAATACCTGAGAAAGAAATAGCTTCCATAAAAAAAGAAAAGCTTGATAATTATTTAAATGATCTTTCAAAAAATTCACTTATAAAATCTTTTATTACAAGGGCTCTCATTTATTCTTTATTAAACAATAAGCCTTTGGTATTAAAGCGTAGATTTGGAGATTACTATGCTGTAATTAGTAAAAAAAGCGATGGTTTTGAGGGAATAGAGTCAATACTTAGAAATTCCTTAAAGAGCTATAACTTTGAACAAAGAAAACACATACCTCCAAAACATATCGTTAAAAGAATCGCAAGAGGTATATTTTATATGGAATCAATTGAACTTTCACTGGAGTATTTTGATGAAATGTGTTGGTTGGCAATAAGACCTGATGTCTGGATTGAACCAAGTTCTAAGAGAAAAGACGTTACTGATTTTATTAGAAATATGAAGAAAAATAGATATAATAGCGTTCAAAATAGCTTGATTGATGCTTGGAAAAAAGTATTATTAGGTAATAACGATACTGTCATTTTAAAATCATTTAATGATGAAGAGGAAATAAGCTGTAACCCTGAATTTGAAATTGTGACAACGACTGCCTATAGCAAAAGAATCAAAAATGCGTGA
- a CDS encoding nuclease PIN → MRELSTLSGHKRINEPSLIFANNKRDIHPLRGLCEHGPFSKSLNYLQDIQVAIISPFKSNFKLINLIGELNKSASPKIAPDYYPEYPGFENLFETKLLTPKSDLTIELPQEANQFAQSGDYKTITKYLLHAISKLVAHKSSISVVFIYLPSSWEKCFTDENFDLHDQLKAKAAPLGIPIQIINDNSIQTKCRANVMWGLSVAIYSKAGGVPWKVEALNEDHAYIGLSYAMKTSKEDGTQYTTCCSQVYDPEGTGFEFIAFDTHEFTQDRQRNPYLTYNEMHAVMSQSLKIYQDNHGGNIPNKITVHKTTPFTDQEIEGCYDAFGQNTEVELLQIVRHPKIKGVRFDNKKAANYPCKRGSYFPISKNECLLWIQGTLEGITKSGKELFKEGGLKPMPKPVLLRRFSGDGGWHETCSSIVGLSKMDWNNNTIYKSMPVTIVYSKLFASVVKNVPDINKRIYDYRFFM, encoded by the coding sequence ATGCGTGAATTATCAACATTATCTGGCCACAAAAGAATTAATGAGCCTAGCTTAATATTTGCAAATAACAAGAGAGACATTCATCCTTTAAGAGGGTTATGTGAGCATGGACCATTTAGTAAATCGTTAAATTACCTGCAAGATATTCAGGTAGCGATTATTTCTCCTTTCAAAAGCAATTTTAAATTGATCAATTTAATTGGCGAGTTAAATAAATCCGCCAGTCCAAAAATTGCTCCTGATTACTATCCAGAATATCCTGGCTTTGAAAACTTATTTGAGACTAAACTTTTAACTCCTAAGTCAGACCTTACAATTGAATTACCACAGGAAGCTAATCAATTTGCTCAATCGGGTGATTACAAGACCATTACAAAATATTTATTACACGCAATATCAAAATTAGTAGCCCATAAATCTAGTATTAGTGTCGTATTTATATACTTGCCTTCCAGTTGGGAAAAATGCTTTACTGACGAGAACTTTGATCTTCATGATCAATTAAAAGCCAAAGCCGCACCTCTAGGTATTCCTATACAAATAATTAATGACAATTCAATTCAAACAAAATGTAGAGCAAATGTAATGTGGGGATTAAGTGTAGCCATTTATTCCAAAGCGGGAGGAGTTCCTTGGAAAGTCGAGGCCTTAAATGAAGACCATGCCTATATTGGTCTAAGCTATGCAATGAAAACCAGTAAAGAAGATGGCACTCAATACACTACATGTTGTAGTCAAGTATATGATCCCGAGGGTACTGGATTTGAATTCATAGCATTTGATACTCATGAGTTCACTCAAGATAGACAGAGAAACCCTTATCTTACTTACAATGAAATGCATGCGGTCATGTCTCAAAGTCTAAAAATTTACCAAGATAATCATGGTGGGAATATACCTAACAAAATAACAGTCCATAAAACTACACCTTTTACAGATCAGGAAATCGAAGGTTGTTATGATGCTTTTGGTCAAAATACTGAAGTTGAATTGTTACAAATAGTAAGACATCCTAAAATAAAAGGAGTGCGCTTTGACAATAAAAAGGCTGCAAATTATCCTTGTAAGCGAGGTAGTTATTTCCCAATAAGCAAAAATGAATGCTTGTTATGGATACAAGGTACTCTCGAAGGAATTACTAAAAGTGGAAAAGAGCTTTTTAAAGAAGGGGGACTAAAACCCATGCCTAAACCAGTTTTATTAAGAAGATTCTCAGGGGACGGAGGTTGGCATGAAACATGCTCAAGTATAGTAGGTTTGAGCAAAATGGATTGGAACAATAATACGATTTATAAATCAATGCCTGTTACTATTGTTTATTCAAAATTATTTGCATCTGTTGTTAAGAATGTTCCAGATATCAATAAAAGAATTTATGATTATAGATTTTTTATGTAA